The following are encoded together in the Bradyrhizobium algeriense genome:
- a CDS encoding tripartite tricarboxylate transporter substrate binding protein yields the protein MSAQAFPAQPVYIVVPFAAGGVLDSLTRLIAEQLQAKWRQAVIVENRVGASGNVGAAYVGQSRADGYTLLASPPPPLAVNQFLFRSLTFKPSDFAVATVLARSPNVLVANPKLKASNLPELIALAKASPGKLNYASTGRGGTPHLTMEWLKLETGIDLVHVPYARGYPQALTDLVGGQVDLMFVNLSDAKQLIQSGQLKAIAVADANPIKGLTDVSPISRQIPGFTSLTWFAIAAPRATPRPIVEQISADVVSAMKSPMVADRLKALSLTLVETAPAEASSFVEEEAERWHKVINRIGLQPE from the coding sequence GTGTCGGCTCAGGCATTTCCGGCCCAACCGGTTTACATCGTCGTTCCGTTTGCTGCTGGCGGCGTACTGGATTCGCTTACGCGCCTGATCGCCGAACAGTTGCAGGCGAAGTGGCGGCAGGCCGTTATCGTAGAAAATCGTGTTGGCGCCTCCGGCAATGTCGGTGCGGCCTATGTCGGACAATCGAGGGCGGATGGCTATACGCTGCTTGCAAGTCCTCCGCCGCCGCTTGCGGTCAACCAGTTCTTGTTCAGGTCGCTGACTTTCAAGCCGTCCGACTTTGCCGTTGCGACCGTTCTAGCCAGGTCTCCCAATGTGCTGGTTGCCAATCCGAAGCTCAAGGCTTCGAACCTGCCGGAATTGATTGCGCTCGCTAAGGCGTCACCGGGTAAGCTCAACTATGCATCAACCGGCCGGGGCGGCACGCCGCATCTGACCATGGAATGGCTTAAACTCGAAACCGGGATCGATCTGGTTCATGTTCCCTATGCCAGGGGCTATCCTCAGGCGCTGACCGATCTCGTTGGGGGCCAGGTCGACCTCATGTTCGTCAACCTATCTGATGCCAAGCAGCTGATTCAGAGCGGTCAGCTTAAGGCGATCGCGGTGGCGGATGCCAACCCGATCAAGGGTCTCACCGATGTATCGCCGATCTCCAGGCAGATACCCGGTTTCACATCCCTGACCTGGTTCGCGATCGCAGCGCCGCGTGCGACGCCACGCCCGATCGTGGAACAGATATCGGCCGATGTTGTCTCCGCCATGAAGTCGCCCATGGTCGCCGACCGCCTGAAGGCTCTTTCACTGACGCTTGTCGAAACGGCGCCTGCCGAGGCGAGCAGCTTTGTCGAGGAGGAAGCCGAGCGATGGCACAAGGTTATCAACCGGATCGGTCTTCAGCCCGAATGA
- a CDS encoding LysR family transcriptional regulator: MSRRLKLRDLHMLEAVSAAGSMARAAEQLAISQPTISKAIADLERDLGVALFDRSSRGAELTPSGYILLRRGRAMLDELQQGLQEIENLSDPTVGEVRVGAVDAWSAYISIVVERTSRRYPKIIYKVVFGDSDTLFTALRNRTVDVVISRAVLARSQPDLDTEVLFHDRVTVVTSAAHPLARRRNIALRDLLDERWVIGPPDSFLYQLMLEAFQAKGLPMPKAMVTTLSIQLRLDLLQSGYFVTVDTSAMMDHPGRKGRIKALPVDLGDIAGPMAAVTLKGRQPSGALKLVLNEARAIGRSISVGK; this comes from the coding sequence ATGAGCCGGCGCCTCAAACTGAGGGATTTGCACATGCTCGAGGCCGTATCGGCCGCTGGCAGCATGGCCCGCGCTGCGGAGCAGCTGGCAATCTCTCAACCAACCATTTCGAAGGCGATCGCGGATCTCGAGCGTGATCTCGGCGTGGCATTGTTCGACCGCAGTTCGCGCGGCGCCGAGCTGACGCCGAGCGGATATATTTTGCTGCGGCGCGGCCGCGCGATGCTCGATGAACTGCAACAGGGCTTGCAGGAGATCGAGAACCTTTCCGATCCGACCGTCGGCGAGGTCCGCGTCGGTGCTGTCGATGCTTGGTCGGCGTATATTTCTATAGTCGTGGAGCGAACATCACGCCGTTATCCGAAGATTATCTACAAAGTCGTGTTCGGCGACAGCGACACGCTTTTCACGGCGCTACGTAACCGGACAGTTGACGTGGTAATTTCGCGCGCCGTGCTTGCGCGATCCCAACCGGACCTCGACACGGAGGTCCTTTTCCACGATCGGGTCACAGTGGTAACCTCGGCTGCACACCCGCTGGCCCGCCGGCGAAACATAGCCCTTCGTGATTTGCTGGACGAACGCTGGGTGATCGGCCCCCCTGACTCATTCCTCTACCAACTGATGCTGGAGGCCTTTCAGGCCAAAGGGCTGCCGATGCCCAAAGCGATGGTAACTACTCTTTCGATCCAGTTGCGACTGGACCTGCTGCAGAGCGGGTATTTCGTGACCGTCGATACCAGCGCCATGATGGACCACCCCGGCCGGAAGGGTCGCATCAAGGCGTTGCCGGTCGACCTCGGGGATATCGCAGGACCAATGGCTGCGGTGACGCTGAAAGGCAGGCAGCCGTCCGGGGCCCTAAAACTGGTCCTGAATGAAGCAAGAGCAATCGGAAGATCGATTTCCGTAGGGAAATAA
- a CDS encoding GNAT family N-acetyltransferase has product MMTVSDCEIALATTDDIPGIVALQSLNLRSNGGALSIEFSSDWFERVLSEMPIIVARREGRIVGYLVSSPLSAAANMPIIQAKLRAYPGSSNPYNHGPVCIAEDERNRRLISAMFQALRKRLRGREGIAFVRRDNAASLSAHAKLGMRQAAEFTHDGEAYVVVAYIA; this is encoded by the coding sequence ATGATGACTGTTTCGGATTGCGAAATTGCCCTCGCCACGACTGATGATATTCCCGGAATCGTAGCCCTTCAGAGCCTCAATCTGCGCAGCAATGGCGGGGCACTTTCCATCGAATTTTCCAGCGACTGGTTCGAACGCGTGCTTTCCGAGATGCCAATCATCGTCGCCCGGCGGGAAGGGCGTATCGTCGGGTATCTCGTCTCAAGTCCATTGTCAGCGGCAGCGAACATGCCAATTATCCAGGCGAAGCTCCGAGCTTATCCGGGGTCGAGCAATCCTTACAATCATGGTCCGGTATGCATCGCCGAGGATGAACGAAACCGCAGACTAATTTCTGCAATGTTTCAGGCATTACGGAAGCGATTGAGGGGTCGAGAAGGCATCGCGTTTGTCCGACGCGACAATGCCGCGTCGCTTTCGGCGCATGCAAAGCTTGGAATGCGGCAAGCTGCCGAATTCACACATGACGGCGAGGCCTATGTTGTCGTCGCCTATATTGCATGA